Proteins encoded together in one Oceanobacillus iheyensis HTE831 window:
- a CDS encoding saccharopine dehydrogenase family protein, whose amino-acid sequence MKIGVLGSGLMGKEAAVDLTLSEGVKQVGLADIDLLRAQEVCDQLNSQKLTAYQVDASNQLDLAKFMRQFDVIINALFYSFNEVVARTAIEVGVSSVDLGGHIGHVTDKVLTYHEDAKQAQVTVIPDLGVAPGMINILSGYGVSKLDHTKKIKLYVGGIPVKPEPPLEYNHVFSMEGVFDHYTDPSLIIRNGLVQEVSSLSEVEPIHFEKFGPLEAFHTSGGTSTLSLSYPYLDTLEYKTIRYPGHAEKFKLLVDLNLTRLDYQVDINGMKVNPREVFLKVLDPIVELGDREDAVLLRVVVEGEKDGKSTSHIFEMTTYKDKDTKVTAMARATANTISVVAQMIANGTINTKGVLPPEKMVPGKQYIDEMKKRGVTIKESVSINKQTSV is encoded by the coding sequence ATGAAGATTGGTGTATTAGGGTCTGGTTTAATGGGGAAAGAGGCGGCGGTTGATCTAACGCTAAGTGAGGGAGTAAAACAAGTCGGTTTAGCAGACATTGATTTACTAAGAGCGCAGGAAGTCTGTGACCAGTTGAATTCTCAGAAACTAACTGCATATCAAGTAGACGCGAGTAACCAACTGGACCTAGCTAAATTCATGCGGCAATTCGATGTAATTATTAATGCTTTATTTTATTCATTTAATGAAGTAGTGGCTAGAACAGCCATTGAAGTAGGTGTATCCTCAGTTGATTTAGGTGGGCACATTGGGCATGTGACGGATAAGGTATTGACTTATCATGAAGATGCTAAACAAGCACAAGTAACGGTTATTCCTGACTTAGGAGTAGCTCCAGGGATGATTAATATTTTATCTGGATATGGTGTAAGTAAACTGGACCATACGAAGAAAATTAAACTCTATGTAGGCGGAATTCCGGTTAAACCAGAGCCGCCACTTGAGTACAACCATGTTTTTTCCATGGAAGGTGTCTTTGATCATTACACTGACCCATCGTTGATAATAAGAAATGGTCTTGTTCAAGAAGTGTCTTCTCTAAGTGAAGTAGAACCTATTCACTTTGAAAAATTTGGACCATTAGAAGCATTTCATACATCAGGTGGTACATCAACTTTATCATTATCATATCCCTATTTAGACACACTAGAGTATAAAACTATTCGCTATCCAGGGCACGCAGAAAAATTTAAATTACTTGTAGATTTAAATCTTACTCGCTTGGACTATCAAGTTGATATTAATGGAATGAAAGTAAATCCAAGAGAGGTATTTTTAAAAGTACTTGATCCAATAGTCGAATTAGGAGACAGGGAGGACGCGGTACTTTTACGGGTAGTGGTAGAAGGGGAGAAGGACGGGAAATCGACCTCTCATATTTTCGAAATGACCACTTATAAAGATAAAGATACAAAAGTTACTGCAATGGCTAGAGCGACAGCAAATACGATTTCTGTTGTGGCACAAATGATTGCTAATGGAACGATAAATACAAAAGGTGTGTTACCGCCTGAAAAAATGGTGCCTGGAAAGCAGTACATTGATGAAATGAAGAAAAGAGGGGTAACCATCAAAGAAAGTGTATCTATAAACAAGCAAACATCAGTGTAG
- a CDS encoding CAP domain-containing protein, giving the protein MFKKVGIVAALSASLVFGGAFASQADASANEQPSIQTSYKFLYSVNGQWGELSQDQINSIKDKISKLDWQNINLETIINKVKQEQPKQDTSNKEEKQSESNETPAQPEQSEEQNNDQQANDSGEQASEEEATPPSQQEEQNNQDQQDQEQNEEVSQFEQQVVELTNQEREKQGLQPLELDTELSKVAKEKSKDMQSSNYFDHNSPNYGSPFDMMQSFGIDYNTAGENIAQGQGSPEEVVNAWMNSEGHRANILNGDYTHIGVGHVENGNYWTQMFIGK; this is encoded by the coding sequence ATGTTTAAAAAAGTAGGAATTGTTGCTGCGTTATCAGCTTCATTAGTATTTGGAGGAGCTTTTGCAAGTCAAGCAGATGCGTCTGCAAATGAACAACCATCTATTCAAACTTCATATAAATTCTTGTATTCTGTAAATGGTCAGTGGGGTGAGCTTTCCCAAGATCAAATTAACTCTATTAAAGATAAAATATCTAAATTAGATTGGCAGAATATTAATTTGGAAACTATCATAAATAAAGTTAAGCAAGAACAACCTAAACAAGATACTTCTAATAAAGAAGAAAAGCAATCTGAATCTAATGAAACACCTGCTCAACCAGAGCAATCTGAAGAGCAAAATAATGACCAGCAAGCTAATGACTCAGGAGAGCAAGCTTCTGAAGAAGAAGCAACTCCACCATCTCAACAAGAAGAACAAAATAATCAAGATCAACAAGATCAAGAACAAAACGAAGAAGTAAGCCAATTTGAGCAACAAGTTGTTGAACTTACTAACCAAGAAAGAGAAAAGCAAGGATTACAACCACTTGAGCTAGATACTGAGCTTAGTAAAGTAGCTAAAGAAAAGTCTAAAGATATGCAGTCTAGTAACTATTTCGATCACAATAGCCCGAACTATGGTTCTCCATTTGACATGATGCAAAGCTTCGGTATTGATTACAATACTGCTGGAGAAAACATTGCACAAGGTCAAGGTTCTCCAGAAGAAGTAGTTAATGCTTGGATGAACAGTGAAGGTCACCGTGCTAATATCCTAAATGGCGACTACACTCACATTGGGGTAGGACACGTTGAAAATGGAAACTACTGGACTCAAATGTTCATTGGAAAATAA
- a CDS encoding acyl-CoA dehydrogenase family protein, which yields MDFHFSEEQQLLRKTVRDFTDKEIMPYISEWDRNGKFDPTLLNKLAELGLMGVCIPEQYGGSGMDYNSLAIVCEELERGDTAFRTAVSVHTGLNSMTLLQWGNEQQKQKYLIPQAKGEKIGAFGLTEPGAGSDVAALQSTAVKQGDHYILNGQKTWISLCDIADHFIVFAYTKDRSEKHKGISAFIVERSWEGFSSKAIKGKHGIRSGNTGEIFFDHIKVPKENLLGKEGEGFKIAMSALDNGRFTVAAGAVGQIMACIEASVKYCHERETFGKEIGKHQLVQQMIAKMEAGYQMSKLLVYRAGELKNQGKRNTRETSLAKWQACDFANKAADDAVQIHGAYGYSDEYPVERFLRNSKAPVIYEGTREVHTIMQAEYVLGYREDKLLNQMLPAWEETK from the coding sequence ATGGATTTTCATTTTAGCGAGGAACAACAACTATTAAGAAAGACAGTCAGAGATTTTACTGACAAGGAAATTATGCCTTATATTAGCGAATGGGATCGTAATGGCAAATTTGACCCGACTCTATTAAATAAATTAGCGGAATTAGGTTTAATGGGTGTATGTATTCCCGAACAATATGGTGGTAGTGGAATGGACTATAATTCACTTGCCATTGTATGCGAAGAATTGGAACGTGGCGATACAGCTTTTCGAACTGCCGTTTCGGTGCATACTGGTCTGAACAGTATGACATTATTGCAATGGGGAAATGAACAACAAAAACAAAAATACCTTATCCCCCAAGCAAAAGGCGAAAAAATTGGGGCCTTTGGATTAACAGAGCCCGGTGCTGGATCCGATGTTGCTGCTCTTCAATCGACAGCGGTAAAGCAAGGAGATCATTATATTTTAAATGGACAAAAAACATGGATTTCTCTTTGTGATATCGCAGATCATTTCATTGTTTTCGCCTATACAAAGGACCGATCCGAAAAACATAAAGGAATATCTGCATTTATCGTGGAAAGATCTTGGGAAGGGTTCTCTTCTAAAGCAATCAAAGGAAAACATGGTATTCGATCTGGAAATACTGGGGAAATATTCTTTGACCATATTAAAGTGCCAAAAGAAAATTTGCTCGGTAAAGAAGGAGAAGGATTTAAGATTGCCATGTCTGCACTAGATAATGGTCGATTTACGGTAGCTGCTGGTGCGGTTGGGCAAATTATGGCTTGTATTGAGGCGAGCGTAAAATATTGCCATGAGCGAGAAACATTCGGAAAAGAAATCGGTAAACACCAGTTAGTTCAACAAATGATCGCTAAAATGGAAGCCGGTTATCAAATGAGTAAGCTACTTGTTTACCGCGCTGGCGAATTAAAGAATCAAGGAAAACGAAATACAAGAGAAACTTCTTTAGCAAAATGGCAAGCATGTGATTTTGCTAATAAAGCAGCTGATGACGCTGTACAAATACATGGAGCTTATGGATACTCAGATGAATACCCAGTAGAAAGATTTTTACGTAATTCAAAGGCACCCGTTATATACGAAGGAACACGAGAAGTCCATACCATTATGCAAGCGGAATACGTATTAGGTTATCGAGAAGATAAGCTGCTTAATCAAATGCTTCCAGCATGGGAGGAAACAAAATAG
- a CDS encoding sodium-dependent transporter, whose protein sequence is MDQQKDQWASKLGFILSSAGAAVGLGAIWKFPYMTGMNGGGAFFFIFILFTVIIGLPLLIAEFIIGRGAQKEAISAYQKLAPKSIFSFIGHWGVIGAFILMSFYSVVGGWVLIYSLLSIPGMVITDDAQYAELFASITGNPLLTIVGLALFIFINSFVISSGIKNGIEKYSKVLMPLLFIFFIIIVIRSVTFDGAMEGIQFFLQPDFSKLNGENILYALGQAFFSLAVGISVMVTYSSYLDKDVSLGSSAASVSIMNIFVSLLAGLAIFPIVFSFGLEPAEGPGLLFIVLPEAFAQMPFGEVFLSLFLLLFLFAILTSSFSMLEIITAAVTEKKNVSRKSVAWIAGILVFVAGIPAALSSNLLADFHIFGKTVFDASDFLVSNVMLPAGCLFISIFIGFKMDKQLVKQEFSYGNNLGNGIFQTWYQLMRWVVPFTIIIVFLYSIGVI, encoded by the coding sequence ATGGATCAACAAAAAGATCAATGGGCATCAAAACTAGGGTTTATCTTATCTTCCGCTGGGGCTGCGGTTGGATTAGGAGCAATTTGGAAATTCCCATATATGACTGGGATGAATGGTGGAGGAGCTTTCTTCTTTATCTTTATCTTATTCACAGTCATTATCGGATTACCTTTGTTAATTGCCGAATTTATTATAGGTAGAGGTGCACAAAAAGAGGCAATTTCAGCCTATCAGAAGCTTGCTCCAAAAAGTATATTCTCCTTTATTGGTCATTGGGGAGTAATTGGTGCCTTTATATTAATGTCTTTCTATTCCGTTGTAGGCGGATGGGTATTAATTTACAGTCTTCTTTCTATTCCCGGAATGGTGATTACCGATGATGCACAATACGCAGAATTATTTGCATCTATAACAGGTAATCCATTACTAACTATTGTAGGTCTTGCACTATTTATCTTTATTAATTCTTTTGTTATATCTTCCGGTATAAAAAATGGAATTGAGAAATATAGTAAAGTTTTAATGCCATTGTTATTTATATTCTTTATTATAATTGTTATACGATCTGTTACTTTCGATGGTGCTATGGAAGGAATTCAGTTCTTCCTTCAACCCGATTTTTCAAAATTAAATGGTGAAAATATTCTATATGCATTAGGTCAGGCATTTTTCTCACTTGCAGTGGGTATTTCAGTGATGGTTACGTATAGTTCTTATTTAGATAAAGATGTAAGCTTAGGCAGCTCAGCAGCTTCCGTTTCGATCATGAATATATTTGTATCATTGCTAGCAGGACTTGCGATTTTCCCAATTGTATTTTCATTTGGGTTAGAGCCAGCAGAAGGTCCAGGACTTCTATTTATTGTTCTTCCTGAAGCATTTGCACAAATGCCGTTTGGTGAAGTCTTCTTAAGTCTATTTTTACTTTTATTCTTATTCGCTATCTTAACATCTTCTTTCAGTATGCTAGAAATCATCACTGCAGCTGTAACTGAAAAAAAGAATGTTTCTCGAAAATCGGTTGCTTGGATAGCAGGTATTCTTGTATTTGTTGCTGGTATTCCAGCTGCGTTATCCTCAAATTTACTTGCTGATTTTCATATATTTGGTAAGACTGTTTTTGATGCCAGTGATTTTCTTGTCAGTAACGTTATGTTGCCGGCTGGTTGTTTATTTATATCTATATTTATTGGCTTCAAAATGGATAAACAGCTTGTTAAGCAAGAATTTAGTTATGGAAATAATTTAGGTAACGGTATATTCCAAACATGGTATCAACTCATGCGTTGGGTAGTACCTTTTACCATTATTATCGTTTTTCTTTACTCAATCGGGGTAATATAA
- a CDS encoding NADPH:quinone oxidoreductase family protein, giving the protein MSYKAFVLYKEEDRLHHKIENVNEDYWQEGDVWIDVAYSSINYKDAYVVKDGSLAEKSPLIPGIDLAGIVRESNNPSFKKGQEVIATSYRIGTGHHGGYAQLARVPSEWVIPLPDGLTLKEAMILGTAGLTAALSIQKLENNGLTPEQGPVVVPGATGGVGSLAVNMLSNLGYEVIAGTGKEDKKEYLLQIGASEVVNRQDLQEEAPSSPQKTKWAGAVDPVGGNTLSYILNTLKRGGSVATSGFTAGTDVQTTVFPFIGRGVNWLGIDSVTCSMEERTAAWHRLATDLKPTIFQNESIQEVTLEDLDQVFEAMLAGRTTGRTIVAL; this is encoded by the coding sequence ATGAGTTATAAAGCATTTGTTTTATACAAAGAAGAAGATCGCTTACACCACAAAATAGAAAATGTAAATGAAGATTATTGGCAAGAAGGCGATGTTTGGATTGATGTTGCATACTCCAGTATTAACTATAAAGATGCGTATGTAGTTAAAGATGGTTCGTTAGCTGAAAAGTCTCCTTTGATTCCTGGAATTGATTTAGCAGGAATTGTACGGGAATCAAACAATCCTTCGTTCAAAAAAGGACAGGAAGTTATTGCCACAAGTTATCGAATAGGCACTGGTCATCATGGTGGCTATGCACAGCTAGCTAGAGTTCCTAGTGAATGGGTGATTCCTTTACCTGATGGTCTTACATTAAAAGAAGCTATGATACTTGGAACAGCTGGTTTAACGGCTGCTTTATCTATTCAAAAGCTAGAAAATAATGGATTAACCCCTGAACAAGGACCAGTCGTTGTCCCAGGTGCTACAGGAGGAGTAGGAAGTCTTGCGGTCAATATGCTATCCAACCTCGGTTATGAAGTAATTGCAGGTACCGGAAAAGAAGATAAAAAAGAATATTTATTACAAATCGGAGCAAGTGAGGTTGTTAACCGTCAAGACTTACAGGAAGAAGCACCTTCCTCGCCACAGAAAACAAAATGGGCTGGCGCAGTTGATCCAGTTGGCGGAAATACATTATCTTATATTCTTAATACTCTAAAACGCGGTGGATCGGTTGCAACTAGTGGTTTCACAGCAGGAACCGATGTACAGACCACCGTATTTCCATTTATCGGCAGAGGGGTTAACTGGTTAGGAATTGATTCTGTTACTTGTTCAATGGAAGAGCGCACAGCCGCCTGGCATCGATTAGCAACAGACTTGAAGCCGACAATATTCCAGAATGAATCTATTCAAGAAGTTACATTAGAAGACTTAGATCAAGTTTTTGAAGCAATGCTTGCTGGTAGAACAACAGGACGAACGATTGTAGCTTTATAA
- a CDS encoding CaiB/BaiF CoA transferase family protein produces the protein MSMSLEGLKILDLTRVLAGPYCTMILADLGAEVIKVEAPGGSDETRDWGPPFQHGVSAYYLCANRNKKSITIDLKSSSGIHYLKELVKESDVIVNNFKSGTMERFGLDYQTLSTLNPSIIYASITGFGETGPYKDMPGYDFIIQAMSGLMSITGSPESGPQKVGIAITDVLTGLYTCIGIQAALLERQQSGKGQKIDISLYDTAVSSLVNVASNYLMSGQNPKSLGNNHPNIVPYQTFKTEDKDIVIAVGNDAQFKRLCHILQLDDLLNDNRFRTNASRVQHRDILIPLLQESLILQPADYWIKALQEEKIPCGPIQTIDKLPKDPQLQSREMFVSMHHQTAGPIKLIGNPLKFSRTPITYRHAPPNPGEHNTDYIHLKGD, from the coding sequence TTGTCGATGAGTTTAGAAGGGTTAAAGATTTTGGATCTTACTCGTGTTCTTGCTGGTCCTTATTGTACTATGATTCTGGCTGATTTAGGCGCTGAAGTAATTAAAGTAGAAGCTCCTGGAGGAAGTGATGAAACTAGAGATTGGGGTCCCCCATTTCAACATGGAGTAAGTGCATATTACCTTTGTGCAAATCGAAATAAAAAGAGTATTACAATTGACCTTAAATCCTCAAGTGGTATTCATTATTTGAAGGAACTTGTTAAAGAATCAGATGTAATTGTAAATAATTTTAAGTCTGGCACGATGGAACGTTTTGGATTAGATTATCAAACACTTTCCACGCTTAATCCAAGTATTATATATGCATCTATAACTGGCTTTGGTGAAACTGGTCCATATAAGGATATGCCTGGATATGACTTCATTATTCAAGCAATGAGCGGGCTAATGAGTATTACAGGTAGCCCCGAATCTGGACCGCAAAAAGTCGGTATTGCAATAACAGATGTATTAACTGGCTTATATACTTGTATTGGAATCCAAGCAGCCTTGTTAGAAAGACAGCAATCAGGTAAAGGACAAAAAATAGATATATCCTTATATGATACCGCTGTTAGTTCTTTAGTAAATGTTGCAAGTAATTATTTAATGTCAGGTCAAAATCCAAAATCACTAGGAAATAATCACCCAAATATTGTACCTTACCAAACATTTAAGACCGAAGATAAAGATATTGTTATCGCGGTAGGAAATGATGCACAATTTAAGAGATTGTGCCACATACTCCAATTAGATGACCTATTAAACGATAATCGATTTCGAACAAACGCCAGCCGTGTTCAACATCGTGACATTTTAATCCCATTACTTCAAGAATCTCTAATACTCCAACCAGCTGATTACTGGATAAAAGCTTTACAAGAAGAAAAAATTCCATGTGGTCCAATCCAAACTATCGATAAACTTCCCAAAGACCCACAATTACAAAGTAGAGAAATGTTTGTATCTATGCATCATCAAACGGCAGGTCCAATCAAACTTATTGGTAACCCACTGAAATTTTCCAGGACACCAATTACCTATCGTCACGCACCGCCTAACCCTGGAGAACATAACACCGATTATATACATTTGAAAGGAGATTAG
- a CDS encoding DUF3870 domain-containing protein — translation MNTVFIAGHAKLPSGMAAKSIYETLTITAEIDKKYGVIVTAGCTLATDHGKQFVQTILKGHSLQDGIQFPLDHIKRHYLGKAGNALASALMDLFKQYEQYQKSAYVQEECGVISAPSSRMNR, via the coding sequence GTGAATACAGTATTTATTGCAGGACACGCAAAATTGCCTTCAGGTATGGCAGCTAAGAGTATCTATGAAACATTAACCATTACTGCAGAAATTGATAAAAAATATGGTGTTATTGTGACTGCTGGTTGTACACTTGCTACAGATCATGGAAAGCAATTTGTACAAACGATATTAAAAGGGCATAGTTTACAAGACGGCATTCAATTCCCACTTGATCACATTAAAAGGCATTATTTAGGGAAAGCAGGCAATGCATTAGCTTCCGCATTAATGGACTTATTTAAGCAATATGAGCAATACCAAAAGTCTGCTTATGTGCAAGAAGAATGCGGTGTAATCTCTGCACCATCGAGCAGAATGAATAGGTGA
- the mreBH gene encoding rod-share determining protein MreBH: MFSNAEIGIDLGTANILVYSKTKGIVLNEPSVVAIDVNTKQVMAVGAEAKEMVGKTPKNIIPIRPLKDGVIADYDVTAQMLKELLKKVSKQLGMSMRKPNVVVCTPSGSTSVERRAIHNAVSSYGAKQVHLIEEPVAAAIGADLPVDEPFANVIVDIGGGTSEVGIISFGGIVSCNSVRTAGDKMDDEIIQHIRKQYNILIGERTAENIKMEIGYAHPNHKEVTMEIRGRDMVTGLPKTIEVTSTEIYQAIKESLEQILETIRSTLEECPPELSGDIVDNGIVLTGGGSLLNGMREWLSDEISVPVHMAPNPLESVAIGTGRALKMIHKLQKAAK; the protein is encoded by the coding sequence ATGTTTTCAAATGCTGAAATCGGAATTGACTTAGGTACTGCTAATATTCTTGTATACTCAAAGACAAAAGGAATTGTTTTAAACGAGCCATCAGTAGTGGCAATTGATGTTAATACGAAACAAGTAATGGCTGTCGGAGCTGAAGCTAAAGAAATGGTCGGTAAAACACCGAAAAATATCATTCCCATTCGTCCTTTAAAGGATGGAGTTATTGCGGATTATGATGTAACTGCACAAATGTTGAAAGAACTATTAAAAAAAGTAAGTAAACAGCTCGGTATGTCTATGCGTAAACCAAATGTAGTCGTGTGTACACCTTCTGGAAGTACAAGCGTGGAAAGAAGAGCGATTCATAATGCTGTATCTAGTTATGGAGCAAAACAAGTTCATCTAATTGAGGAACCAGTAGCAGCAGCTATTGGTGCTGATTTACCGGTAGATGAACCGTTCGCTAATGTAATTGTGGATATTGGTGGAGGTACATCTGAGGTAGGGATTATCTCATTTGGTGGAATTGTATCTTGCAATTCTGTACGTACTGCTGGCGATAAAATGGATGATGAAATTATACAGCATATTCGTAAGCAATATAATATTTTAATTGGTGAACGTACTGCTGAAAATATTAAAATGGAAATCGGCTATGCGCATCCGAATCATAAAGAAGTTACTATGGAAATACGTGGACGTGATATGGTTACAGGATTACCAAAAACGATCGAAGTTACTTCCACTGAAATCTATCAAGCTATCAAAGAATCCTTAGAGCAGATTTTAGAAACGATCCGTTCCACTCTTGAAGAATGTCCTCCTGAATTAAGTGGCGATATTGTAGACAACGGAATTGTTCTGACTGGAGGAGGATCATTGCTCAACGGTATGCGAGAATGGCTATCGGACGAGATCAGCGTTCCTGTGCATATGGCGCCAAATCCATTAGAATCAGTTGCTATCGGAACTGGACGTGCGTTAAAAATGATTCATAAATTACAAAAAGCTGCAAAATAA
- a CDS encoding lysophospholipid acyltransferase family protein, whose amino-acid sequence MMRTIGFFVYASLLIIGTIFKLQKVKNWADTGLAVEKQDEIFATPKIVSQKAIAKTGTDVNVEGLQKVPSGPVLFVANHQGIFDILAFLGYLERPVGFIAKKEIKKIPIISTWMEFVHCVFIDRTDRRQSMKAIQQGIKNLENGNSMLIFPEGTRSKGREVSSFKAGSFRLATKSNVPIVPVSIDGTYQMLEEDGGRIKKSSIQIVIDDPIMPAQYEKMKSAEIASNVERIIRKRLHDK is encoded by the coding sequence ATGATGCGAACAATTGGATTCTTTGTTTATGCGTCCTTACTGATTATAGGGACTATCTTTAAATTACAAAAAGTGAAAAACTGGGCTGATACTGGACTTGCTGTAGAAAAACAGGACGAGATATTTGCAACGCCAAAAATAGTATCTCAAAAAGCAATTGCCAAAACAGGAACAGATGTGAATGTAGAAGGGTTACAAAAAGTACCATCAGGACCAGTTTTGTTTGTAGCAAATCATCAAGGAATATTTGATATATTGGCTTTCTTAGGATATCTTGAGCGTCCAGTTGGCTTTATTGCAAAAAAAGAAATCAAAAAGATTCCGATAATCTCTACGTGGATGGAATTTGTCCATTGCGTGTTTATCGACCGGACAGATCGCAGGCAATCGATGAAGGCGATCCAACAAGGGATAAAAAATTTAGAAAATGGAAATTCAATGCTGATTTTTCCTGAAGGTACTAGAAGTAAAGGAAGAGAAGTAAGTAGTTTTAAAGCCGGCAGCTTTCGTTTAGCAACGAAATCTAACGTTCCTATTGTTCCTGTAAGTATAGATGGAACGTATCAAATGTTAGAAGAAGATGGTGGTAGAATTAAAAAATCTTCCATTCAAATTGTTATTGATGATCCAATTATGCCTGCACAATACGAGAAAATGAAAAGTGCAGAAATTGCTAGTAATGTAGAGCGTATAATTAGAAAAAGGTTACATGATAAATAA
- a CDS encoding aldehyde dehydrogenase family protein, translated as MTALTLETDVLKNFIDGKWVDVNNTTAVTNPANGERIVQVPLSDQSHVEEAVQAAIKAQKEWALVPAPQRAEVLYRVGMIMKDKKERLSRLLTMENGKVLEEARGEVQEGIDMAFYMAGEGRRLFGQTTPAELKDKFAMSQRVPVGVVGIITPWNFPIAIATWKSFPAIVAGNAVVWKPATETPIMAYELAKIFEEAGLPSGVINVVFGKGSEVGDSMVQHKDIRVISFTGSNDTGRNIASDCGKQLKKVSLEMGGKNAVIVMDDADLDLAVEGILWSAFGTSGQRCTACSRVIVHHKVKKTLEERLLAAMDHLTIGNGLEDGIKVGPIINEAGLNKIKKYIEVGKQEGATLLAGGTEWETNNPGYYFTPTLFTDAKPDMRIAQEEIFGPVVSLIEVSSFEEAIEVNNQVTFGLSSSIFTKDVNRVFKAQRDLDTGIVYVNAGTTGAEIHLPFGGTKGTGNGHRDSGVQALDVFTEWKAIYVDYSGKLQRAQIDTEE; from the coding sequence GTGACAGCGCTTACATTAGAGACGGATGTATTAAAAAATTTTATTGATGGTAAATGGGTAGATGTGAATAATACCACTGCCGTTACAAATCCTGCAAATGGTGAACGTATCGTGCAAGTACCATTGTCTGATCAATCTCATGTTGAGGAGGCTGTTCAGGCTGCGATAAAGGCTCAAAAGGAATGGGCACTTGTTCCTGCACCTCAACGTGCAGAAGTATTGTACCGTGTTGGAATGATTATGAAGGATAAAAAAGAACGACTATCTCGTCTGTTGACCATGGAGAATGGAAAGGTACTAGAAGAAGCAAGAGGAGAAGTACAAGAAGGAATCGATATGGCTTTTTATATGGCTGGGGAAGGTCGACGATTGTTTGGCCAAACTACACCAGCGGAATTAAAAGATAAATTCGCGATGAGTCAGCGGGTTCCTGTAGGTGTCGTCGGTATCATTACACCATGGAACTTCCCGATTGCAATTGCTACTTGGAAGTCATTCCCAGCGATTGTAGCTGGAAATGCGGTGGTTTGGAAACCAGCAACGGAAACTCCCATTATGGCATATGAGTTAGCTAAAATATTTGAAGAAGCAGGATTACCAAGTGGTGTCATCAATGTTGTTTTTGGTAAAGGATCAGAAGTGGGAGATTCGATGGTTCAGCATAAAGATATCAGAGTTATATCGTTTACGGGATCGAATGACACAGGGAGAAATATTGCATCAGATTGTGGGAAGCAGTTAAAGAAGGTATCACTTGAAATGGGCGGAAAGAATGCAGTGATTGTTATGGATGATGCAGATTTAGACTTAGCGGTAGAAGGAATTCTCTGGAGTGCGTTTGGAACGAGTGGGCAGCGTTGTACAGCTTGCAGTCGTGTGATTGTTCATCATAAAGTAAAAAAGACGTTGGAAGAGAGACTTTTAGCTGCAATGGATCATTTAACGATTGGTAATGGATTGGAAGACGGAATTAAAGTAGGACCAATTATCAATGAAGCAGGATTAAATAAAATCAAGAAATATATCGAAGTGGGCAAGCAGGAGGGTGCTACTTTATTAGCAGGAGGAACTGAATGGGAAACCAATAATCCAGGGTATTATTTTACTCCGACCTTATTCACCGATGCTAAGCCTGACATGCGGATTGCACAAGAGGAGATTTTTGGGCCTGTTGTTTCATTAATTGAAGTAAGTAGTTTTGAAGAAGCCATTGAAGTAAATAATCAAGTTACGTTTGGCTTATCCAGTTCTATTTTTACAAAGGATGTAAATCGTGTTTTTAAAGCACAACGTGATTTAGATACGGGCATTGTTTATGTGAATGCTGGAACAACAGGTGCTGAGATTCATTTACCTTTTGGTGGAACGAAAGGAACTGGAAATGGACATCGTGACTCTGGCGTCCAGGCGTTAGATGTATTCACTGAATGGAAGGCGATTTATGTTGACTATAGCGGAAAATTACAACGTGCCCAGATAGACACAGAGGAATAA